In a genomic window of Deltaproteobacteria bacterium:
- a CDS encoding HTTM domain-containing protein, with protein sequence MEAAPTSPAPAAPTVSVLEQPAGTNPFTLRFWLGKVDLRPIALFRIVLGAFILFDALEFAPDLRAWFSDAGVLPRAPFISGWARQTRFVLLDAFASPAMVWVYWAIAVAVSIAVILGYRSRIASVLAFVLFAGFQERIPPLFDGSDTVLRVLLFWHMFTASGNVWSLDALRAKELGKPLPTEGFALPVRLVGLQVGWVYLCSAFYKANGHSWRDGTAVHYTLHLTHVFSRPWAPIFDTPFLVKAMTYGTLVIESTFIFLTHLPVAGRVRKLAKAAALLGGTSLHAGIFMTINVGHFSYFMPMTYLALFEPEWSQWVVDRASKALNIPSWLPRFEKLAATLPETAVKVPAPGMTPAVRYGWMGVAGFFVLVCWGSLPKNPQFPVPTPISTTLEYTSMWSNWDMFAPEPLSTDYQLSAPAVFEDGTTTDLLGEGGEKRGFFFTRWWKYMENVTGGNQTLPMEWGRYICREHNFDNSGKPRLYSFTLIKDNQQIPAFGQPWPDVQRQTVWHHVCYDKPKDKAEPTLPVAVAPKHLP encoded by the coding sequence ATGGAAGCCGCACCCACCTCGCCTGCCCCGGCTGCCCCGACCGTCTCGGTCCTCGAGCAGCCCGCAGGCACCAACCCCTTCACGCTGCGGTTCTGGCTGGGGAAGGTGGACCTGCGGCCCATCGCGCTCTTCCGCATCGTGCTCGGGGCGTTCATCCTCTTCGACGCGCTGGAGTTCGCGCCGGATCTCCGCGCCTGGTTCAGCGACGCGGGCGTGCTCCCCCGCGCGCCGTTCATCAGCGGCTGGGCCCGCCAGACCCGCTTCGTGCTCCTCGACGCCTTCGCCTCCCCGGCCATGGTCTGGGTGTACTGGGCGATTGCCGTCGCCGTGTCGATCGCGGTGATCCTCGGCTACCGCAGCCGGATCGCGAGCGTGCTCGCCTTCGTGCTCTTTGCGGGCTTCCAGGAGCGCATCCCGCCGCTCTTCGACGGCTCGGACACCGTGCTGCGCGTGCTGCTCTTCTGGCACATGTTCACGGCGTCGGGGAACGTGTGGAGCCTCGACGCGCTCCGCGCCAAGGAGCTGGGCAAGCCGCTCCCGACCGAAGGCTTCGCGCTGCCGGTCAGGCTCGTCGGCTTGCAGGTCGGCTGGGTGTACCTCTGCTCCGCGTTCTACAAGGCCAACGGGCACTCCTGGCGCGACGGCACCGCGGTGCACTACACGCTGCACCTCACCCACGTGTTCTCGCGCCCGTGGGCGCCCATCTTCGACACGCCCTTCCTCGTGAAGGCGATGACCTACGGCACGCTGGTCATCGAGAGCACCTTCATCTTCCTCACCCACCTGCCCGTGGCCGGCCGGGTGCGCAAGCTGGCCAAGGCCGCCGCGCTGCTGGGCGGCACCTCGCTCCACGCCGGCATCTTCATGACCATCAACGTGGGCCACTTCTCGTACTTCATGCCCATGACCTACCTGGCGCTCTTCGAGCCGGAGTGGTCGCAGTGGGTGGTGGATCGCGCGTCGAAGGCGTTGAACATTCCGAGCTGGCTGCCGCGGTTCGAGAAGCTCGCGGCCACCCTGCCGGAGACGGCGGTGAAGGTGCCTGCCCCGGGCATGACGCCCGCGGTGCGCTACGGCTGGATGGGCGTGGCGGGGTTCTTCGTGCTGGTGTGCTGGGGCTCGCTGCCCAAGAACCCGCAGTTCCCCGTGCCCACGCCCATCTCCACCACGCTCGAGTACACCTCGATGTGGAGCAACTGGGACATGTTCGCCCCGGAGCCGCTCTCCACCGACTACCAGCTCAGCGCGCCAGCGGTCTTCGAGGACGGAACGACGACGGACCTGCTCGGCGAGGGCGGCGAGAAGCGCGGCTTCTTCTTCACGCGCTGGTGGAAGTACATGGAGAACGTGACCGGCGGAAACCAGACCCTGCCCATGGAGTGGGGCCGCTACATCTGCCGCGAGCACAACTTCGACAACTCGGGCAAGCCGCGGCTCTACTCGTTCACGCTCATCAAGGACAACCAGCAGATCCCCGCCTTCGGCCAGCCCTGGCCCGACGTGCAGCGCCAGACCGTGTGGCACCACGTCTGCTACGACAAGCCCAAGGACAAGGCCGAGCCCACGCTGCCGGTGGCCGTGGCGCCCAAGCACCTGCCTTAG